Genomic window (Aquimarina sp. BL5):
TGCACAAGGCAACCCTATTCTTGATAATTACGATCGGTATCTTCCCGATCTAACAACTGCACCAACATATATTGCCTTCTTTTTTATTTTAGTAGGCATTGCTATTGTTCTTTGGTTAGAATGGTACGGCGAAAGAACCTTAAAAACGAAACCAAAATGAATATATACGGATTACTAGGTAGAGATATAGGTTATTCTTTTTCTAGAAATTATTTCTCTAATAAATTCAACACGGAAAGCCTAAAATGTCAGTATCAGAATTTTGATCTTCAAACTATTGAAGAGCTAAAAAATATCATACAGCGGACGGATGTTAAAGGGATGAATGTAACTATCCCATATAAAGAAGAAGTAATTCCTTACCTAGATACATTAGATCCTATTGCCAAAGAAATTGGAGCTGTAAATGTAATTAAATTCGAAAGTAACGGAAAATTAACAGGATACAACAGTGATTATTATGGTTTTACAGAGTCTCTAAAACCTTTACTTAATACAACAATTAAAAAGGCATTAATACTAGGAACCGGTGGAGCATCAAAAGCCATAGCATATGCGTTAGACAAACTAAATATTGAATATATTTTTGTTTCTAGAAATCCAGATTTTAGAGAACTTAGCTACAATGATCTCGATGAGGATATTATAAAAGATTTTAAATTAATTATTAATTGTACGCCTTTAGGCACTCACCCTAACACAGAAAATCATCCGGATATTCCTTATGAATACCTAGGCAAAAATCATGTATTGTATGATCTCATCTACAATCCAGAAGAAACAATCTTTATGCAAAAAGGTAAACAAAAAGGAGCAAAAACTTCTAATGGATTGAATATGCTTATTTTACAAGCAGAAAAATCTTGGGAAATCTGGAATCAATAGTTTTCTCTTTTTATGCATAAAATTACTCATTCGATCTTAATTAAGTAATTCCTAAAACCGATCATTTGCTTTGACTTTATATAAGATGTTAGTATCTTAGTCAATCCTTAATCTCAGACAAACAAAAACATTTTATATAATGTCCACACACGATAACCTGCCTAAGGCAGATGGAAACGAAGATAATAAGACCAAAACTTTAGAGGATAAATTAGAAAATCCTGTTTCTGAAGCGACGGAATCCGCTTCTGAAACTCAAGAATCACAGGAGGGTAAACCTAAAGAAATCACTAAAGTAGAAGAATCTGTTGAGGACAGCATCCCTGCTGAAGCGTCTCCAGTTAGTGAAGACCTGCCAAATGATGAAGTAGAAGAAGAAAGCGTAGAATCTACTGAAACGTCTCCAGTTGTTGAAGATATACCGAATACTGAAGTAGAAAAAGAAGAGGCTGTATCTCCTGTAGCAGCTGATGATGAAGTCCTAAATGAGATGGAAGAGGCAGTAGCAAAGGATAGTGAGGATGAAAGCAAGTTAGAGCGTCATGATATCGAAAAGAAAGATTATCATGCAATGAATAAAGATGAACTTATATCTGAATTACGTCGTTTGATAAAAAGCGAAAAAATACAAGCTATTAAAGAGCACGTAGAGGAAATTAAGACTGAGTTTAACGCTAAATTTAACGAAGAAGTAGAACAGAAAAAAGATGAATTTTTAGCTGATGGTGGAAATATAATAGACTTCTACTACTCTACTCCATTGAAAAAAGAATTTAATTCTGTTTACTTTGATTATAAAGAGAAAAGAAACGCATACTATCAAAATCTCAAAAAAGATCTTCAGGCAAACCTGCAGAAAAGACTAGACATCATTGAAGAACTAAAAGGTTTATTGAACGTAGAAGAGAATATTAATACTACCTATAATCACTTTAAGGAAATTAAAGAAAGATGGCATAATGCTGGTCCAATTCCGAGGGATAAATACAATACGGTTTGGAATACATATCATCATCACACGGAAAATTTTTATGATTTCCTGCACCTAAACAGAGATTTTAGAGATCTGGATTTTAAACACAATCTAGAACAAAAACTTAAAATTATTGAACGTGCTACCGAGTTAGCTCAGGAAACGGATGTAAATAGGGCATTTAGAGAATTACAAATTCTCCACAAAATGTGGAAAGAAGACTTAGGACCTGTTGCCAAAGAATATAGAGAGCCTATTTGGGAAAAGTTTAGTGAACTCACCAAACAAATTCATGAAAACCGTCAGCAATTTTTTAAAGTACAAGACAAAGTTTATGAAAAAAATCTAGAGGTAAAACAAGAAATTATTGCTAAAATCGTAGAAGTTGCTGCTGAACATCCAAAAAACCATGGAGGCTGGCAACAAAAGATCAAAGAAATAGAAGCACTAAGAGAAGAGTTTTTTAAAGCTGGAAAAGTACCTTCTAATGCAAATGAGGAGACATGGAGTCAGTTTAAAGGAGCGGTAAGAGATTTTAATAGAAATAAAAACGCTTTCTATAAGAGTCTTAAAAAAGATCAGTTCGAAAATCTTAACAAGAAAATGGAACTCATCAAAATTGCAGAGGATAATAAGGATAGTGATGATTTTTCTGTTACCACTCCATTAATGAAAAAGATTCAAGCGGATTGGAAAAAAATTGGACACGTACCTCGTAAGGATAGTGATAGAATCTGGAAAAGATTCAAAGATGCTTGTAACGCATATTTTGATCGTATACACGCTGAAAAAAATGAAGCTAATAAAGAGGAAATTGCAGCTTATGAAAAAAAACTAGCTCATATTGAGGCATTAAAGGAATTAAAATTATCGGGCGACCCCAAAAGCGATCTTGACACTATTAAAGAAAATATTAGTATTTGGAAGACAATAGGAAGAGTTCCTTACAAAAAACGTAATATCGAATCTGATTATAATAAAGTTTTAGATAACCTTTTTGGACAACTAAACTTAAGCAGACAGGAAACTGAAATGATCAAATACGAGAATAAACTCAGTTCACTTGCTAACCAATCCGATGATAGAGCACTTAGAAATGAGCAAAATTTCTTACGTAAAAAGATTGAAGAGGTTCATAGCGAAATACGTCAATTAGAAAATAACCTTCAATTCTTTAAACACGCAGATGACAATAATCCATTGGTAATCGAAGTACGAAAAAATATCGGAAAGCATAAAGAAAGTCTTGAAGTTTGGAAAAATAAATTAAAGAAAATAAAACAACTCTAATATTCCAATATGAATTGTGCTCTTTGTGGCTCAAGAGCATCAGAATTTTCTGTTGTACACAAACGAGCATACCACCATTGTGCTAATTGTGATGCCATTTCCTTGCATCATTCTTATTTTCTTTCTAATGATAAAGAGAGAAAAAGATATGAAATACATAACAATGATGTTACAGATCCAGGGTATCAAAATTTCGTTTCTCCAATCGTTAATGCTATTATAAAAGATTACGATAAGAGTCATAAAGGTTTAGATTTTGGGAGTGGTAGTGACCCTGTTATTACTACCATGCTTAGACATCAAGGCTACGCTATTTCCACGTATGACCCATTCTTTGATCCCAATTCGAAGGTGTTGCAATCTACTTATAACTATATCGCGTGTTGCGAAGTAATGGAGCATTTTTATCACCCTAATAAAGAGTTCAAATTATTACATTCATTACTAAAAGATAAAGGAAGGCTATACTGCAAGACATATCTGTATGACAAATCTATTGATTTTGATTCCTGGTGGTACAAGAACGATCTTACCCATGTATTCTTTTACACCAAAAAAACATTGAATTGGATTAAGGATTATTATGGTTTTAGTGAGGTAATTATATCCGAAAAACTAATCATCTTCGAAAAATAGTTTCTGCATTGCATCCGATAAAAATATGGATGCATCATTACTCTAAAAAGCTACTAAACAAAATGTTATCAACACGAAAACGTTTGAGTAACTAAGGGATCACTTCAGTGAATAATTATTACCTAAATTGCTAATTCAATATATTTTTCACTAAAAAAATAACATTGTATTAATAATTTTAAAACTTTTATTCTGATATGACAATTTAGACACTAACTTCCTTAGGGAAGAGTAAAATTTCACACAAGACACAAACACAAACACTAAAATTCATGAAAAACTCATTACCCAAATTCCTGGGCCTTCTTGGCCTATGGAGCTTACTATTAAATTCTTATTTAATAACCGCACAGACAGATTTTAGAGAAGAAACGATCTATTTTTTAATGACTTCTCGTTTCTTTGATGGAGACCCTAATAACAATGCTCCAACAGAATGGTCATCTTATAATCCCGATCCCGAAATAAACCCAAGCATTACAGATCCTGATGATGTAACCTGGAAAGGGGATTTTAAGGGATTGATCCAAAAATTAGATTATATAAAAGATCTTGGTTTTACTGCGATCTGGATCACCCCTATAGTACACAATCGTAGCCCATTAGACTACCACGGATATCATGCTTGGGATTTCACTAAAGTAGATCCACGTTTAGAATCTCCTGGAGCTACATTTCAAGATCTAATTAATGAAATCCACGCACGTGATATGAAAATTGTGCTGGATGTTGTTACGAATCATGCCGGACGATTCGGAATAAAAGATGTAGCCGAAATAAAATATAACACAGACCCTACAAAACCATGGTTTGCACCGGATAATCCTAATTGGGAATATGACGGTTTAACACCTAATCCAGAAGATGGACTTATATGGAGTAGAGCTAATTTAAAAAAAATGCCTCCTCCATATAATGAAGATCTATCACAACATAATTTCCCTGGAAAAGAGAGTTATGTTGATACTTCTGATCCAGATTGGTATCATCATTCCGGAAACGGTTTCGCACAAGGTTTTGATGATGTAGAAAATCTACAGAACAGAGCATTAGCAGGCGATACTCCTGATCTAAACACAGGTAGCCAGGTTGTTAGGGATTACCTTGTGAATGCGTATGCCACCTATATTAATATGGGAGTAGATGCTTTCCGTTGGGACACAGTTAAGCATATGAGTAGAGAGGATATCATTTATTTCTATGATGCTTTTAAAGCTATAAATCCCGATCTATTTATTTTTGGAGAAGTGGCTCAAAAACGTCACGAATTACATCCTGTAGAGGAAACCAATCCCCATTATTATACTTGGAGAGGAGAAGTTAACAACTCCCAACCATTAGATCTTGCTGTAATTGATTTCTTCGGAGAAGCTACTTTTCATGGCACATTTGAAGAAGGACAATCTTTCCCTACGGTTAAAGCTGCTGCCAGATATGATAATTTATATAGTGATCCCTCTACACTGGTAACCTGGTTAGACAATCATGATTTTGGTCCCAATAACGACTGGAATAGACGTTATGGAGGATCTGATGAAAACTTAGCAGCGTGTATGAATTTTATGTTTACCTGGAGAGGAATTCCAACCGTTTATTATGGAACCGAAATGCGATTCAAGGCTGGAGAATTTAATGATATTCATAACGAAGCAGGGATTAGAGAATCAATTGATAATACCGGAAGAGCATATTATGGAGACGTCATTGATCAAGCTCCAAACCATAAAATATATCAACATATTAAAAAGCTAAATGCTATACGAAAAGCTGTTCCAGCATTACAAAAAGGAAATTGGGATTGGAAAGATGCTCCAGGTAATGCCGTTTCCTATCGTAGAGTGCATCAAAATAGTGAAGTTGCTGTAGGATTAGCAAAAGATGGAAATGCCTCATTTAGTATTTCAGGAATGACAAATGGATTATATAGAGATGCGGTGACGGGTCGTGAAATTGCAGCTCAAAACGGTGTATTGAACTTTACCGTAACTTCAGGATCTGCAGGAATATATGTGTTAAACGGACCCGGTCTAATTGGTGGCTGTGGCGGAGGATTCTTTGAAAACTGTGTTAATGGTCCTAGCAATCCGGTGGTAATTATTAATCCAAACACCACAAACTCCGAAAACCCTATACAAGTTACAATAGAAGCCGTTGGAGGAGCTGGTGCCCCGTATAGTATTTACTATACCATAGATGGATCAAATCCTAATATGTCTAATTCTCAATATACCAGTTCTTTTACGATCTCAGAATCTACTACTATTAAGGCGATTGCTTTTGACAAAGATGGAACTGCATCTGATATAATTACAAAGGACTATCGGATTGGCCCAATCAAAGGTTTACACGTTTATTTTAAAAAACCATCTTCTTGGACGCAAGCCAATGTGCATTACTGGAATGAATCACCAGATGTTTTACCTCCAAGTAACTGGCCAGGACCACAAATGAGTCAAATTGAAAACTCTGAATGGTATGAATATATTTTTGAAGGAGTCCAGAGCACTAATCTACTCTTTAACGATAACGGTGGTACAAAAACTGATGATTTAACAAGAGATAGAGATGGATGGTTTGACAATGGTACTTGGTATGATACAGATCCTAGAAATACCGAAAATACTCCTCCAACAATAGTAATGTCACCAGGGGGAGGATCTTTCACAGTAGGAGAAACTGTAACTATCTCACTAAGTGCCACCGATAACTCTCCCCAAGGAATTGAGATTTATTATACACTTAATGGAGATGAACCAGATACTTCCTCGATTAGATATACCTCATCAATAGCGATTACATCAGACACTACTATAAAAGCTATTGCATATGACACAGAAGGATTATCTTCTCAAGTTATAACTAATTCATTCACTTTTTCCGAAACAACGGATTCAATGACGGTTTATTACAAAGGACAACTATCTAATCCAAATATATATTATTGGAATACGACACCAATAGCATCAACAGTAGCTTGGCCAGGAGCTACCATGACTGATATTGGTAATGGTTGGTATTCATTTACATTTAGTGGTATTAACTGCACCAATATAATTTTTAATGGTAATGGAGCAAACCAAACCGAAGATTTACAAAGATGCGGAGATGGATGGTATTATAATGGGACTTGGTACGATAGTAATCCTGAGGAAAGTCAGGATCTAACATTATACTTTAAATCTGATTCTTTTACATCCCCTACTATTTACTTTTGGAATACTACTCCATCAGGATTAACAACTTCCTGGCCTGGAGAATCTATGAATGTTGATACTGATGGTTGGTATCGATATACATTATCAAATACATCTTGTGCCAATCTCATTTTTAGCAATAATGGAACTTCACAAACCTCAGATCTTAATAGATGTAAAAATGGATGGTACTATAATAATATTTGGTATGATCAAAATCCCGATGCGCTAAGATTAGGCAATACCATTTCTGAGGATGATATTTCTGAAGAAAGAATCACCGTATTTCCAAACCCAATAACAGAAAACTCTGTATTACAGCTATATACAATAAAAAAAGTAAGTGCCTTGAGAATAGAACTTATCAATGCTTACGGTGCCTCTCAAATTATATTTAACGGACAAGTTAGCACAGGAGAACA
Coding sequences:
- a CDS encoding shikimate dehydrogenase, which encodes MNIYGLLGRDIGYSFSRNYFSNKFNTESLKCQYQNFDLQTIEELKNIIQRTDVKGMNVTIPYKEEVIPYLDTLDPIAKEIGAVNVIKFESNGKLTGYNSDYYGFTESLKPLLNTTIKKALILGTGGASKAIAYALDKLNIEYIFVSRNPDFRELSYNDLDEDIIKDFKLIINCTPLGTHPNTENHPDIPYEYLGKNHVLYDLIYNPEETIFMQKGKQKGAKTSNGLNMLILQAEKSWEIWNQ
- a CDS encoding DUF349 domain-containing protein, giving the protein MSTHDNLPKADGNEDNKTKTLEDKLENPVSEATESASETQESQEGKPKEITKVEESVEDSIPAEASPVSEDLPNDEVEEESVESTETSPVVEDIPNTEVEKEEAVSPVAADDEVLNEMEEAVAKDSEDESKLERHDIEKKDYHAMNKDELISELRRLIKSEKIQAIKEHVEEIKTEFNAKFNEEVEQKKDEFLADGGNIIDFYYSTPLKKEFNSVYFDYKEKRNAYYQNLKKDLQANLQKRLDIIEELKGLLNVEENINTTYNHFKEIKERWHNAGPIPRDKYNTVWNTYHHHTENFYDFLHLNRDFRDLDFKHNLEQKLKIIERATELAQETDVNRAFRELQILHKMWKEDLGPVAKEYREPIWEKFSELTKQIHENRQQFFKVQDKVYEKNLEVKQEIIAKIVEVAAEHPKNHGGWQQKIKEIEALREEFFKAGKVPSNANEETWSQFKGAVRDFNRNKNAFYKSLKKDQFENLNKKMELIKIAEDNKDSDDFSVTTPLMKKIQADWKKIGHVPRKDSDRIWKRFKDACNAYFDRIHAEKNEANKEEIAAYEKKLAHIEALKELKLSGDPKSDLDTIKENISIWKTIGRVPYKKRNIESDYNKVLDNLFGQLNLSRQETEMIKYENKLSSLANQSDDRALRNEQNFLRKKIEEVHSEIRQLENNLQFFKHADDNNPLVIEVRKNIGKHKESLEVWKNKLKKIKQL
- a CDS encoding class I SAM-dependent methyltransferase, whose protein sequence is MNCALCGSRASEFSVVHKRAYHHCANCDAISLHHSYFLSNDKERKRYEIHNNDVTDPGYQNFVSPIVNAIIKDYDKSHKGLDFGSGSDPVITTMLRHQGYAISTYDPFFDPNSKVLQSTYNYIACCEVMEHFYHPNKEFKLLHSLLKDKGRLYCKTYLYDKSIDFDSWWYKNDLTHVFFYTKKTLNWIKDYYGFSEVIISEKLIIFEK
- a CDS encoding starch-binding protein encodes the protein MKNSLPKFLGLLGLWSLLLNSYLITAQTDFREETIYFLMTSRFFDGDPNNNAPTEWSSYNPDPEINPSITDPDDVTWKGDFKGLIQKLDYIKDLGFTAIWITPIVHNRSPLDYHGYHAWDFTKVDPRLESPGATFQDLINEIHARDMKIVLDVVTNHAGRFGIKDVAEIKYNTDPTKPWFAPDNPNWEYDGLTPNPEDGLIWSRANLKKMPPPYNEDLSQHNFPGKESYVDTSDPDWYHHSGNGFAQGFDDVENLQNRALAGDTPDLNTGSQVVRDYLVNAYATYINMGVDAFRWDTVKHMSREDIIYFYDAFKAINPDLFIFGEVAQKRHELHPVEETNPHYYTWRGEVNNSQPLDLAVIDFFGEATFHGTFEEGQSFPTVKAAARYDNLYSDPSTLVTWLDNHDFGPNNDWNRRYGGSDENLAACMNFMFTWRGIPTVYYGTEMRFKAGEFNDIHNEAGIRESIDNTGRAYYGDVIDQAPNHKIYQHIKKLNAIRKAVPALQKGNWDWKDAPGNAVSYRRVHQNSEVAVGLAKDGNASFSISGMTNGLYRDAVTGREIAAQNGVLNFTVTSGSAGIYVLNGPGLIGGCGGGFFENCVNGPSNPVVIINPNTTNSENPIQVTIEAVGGAGAPYSIYYTIDGSNPNMSNSQYTSSFTISESTTIKAIAFDKDGTASDIITKDYRIGPIKGLHVYFKKPSSWTQANVHYWNESPDVLPPSNWPGPQMSQIENSEWYEYIFEGVQSTNLLFNDNGGTKTDDLTRDRDGWFDNGTWYDTDPRNTENTPPTIVMSPGGGSFTVGETVTISLSATDNSPQGIEIYYTLNGDEPDTSSIRYTSSIAITSDTTIKAIAYDTEGLSSQVITNSFTFSETTDSMTVYYKGQLSNPNIYYWNTTPIASTVAWPGATMTDIGNGWYSFTFSGINCTNIIFNGNGANQTEDLQRCGDGWYYNGTWYDSNPEESQDLTLYFKSDSFTSPTIYFWNTTPSGLTTSWPGESMNVDTDGWYRYTLSNTSCANLIFSNNGTSQTSDLNRCKNGWYYNNIWYDQNPDALRLGNTISEDDISEERITVFPNPITENSVLQLYTIKKVSALRIELINAYGASQIIFNGQVSTGEHRYSLGEKSLAIGIYFCRITIDGKTSTRKIIKQ